In Mammaliicoccus sp. Marseille-Q6498, the genomic stretch TGCCAAATAAATTGTGGCCGATACAACCGTTGAATAAAATGTGGGGCATTAATAGACGTACAGAGGATAAATTGAATAAGAAAGGTATTTTCACAGTTGGTCATTTAGCAAACTATCCAGTTGAATATTTGAAGCGCGACTTAGGTGTCATCGGCGTGGACTTGCATTTACATGCTAATGGCATAGATGAAAGTATCATTCGACGACCGCACAAGACATATGATAAATCTTTAGGTAAATCGCAAATTCTTATGCGTGATTATAGTATGAATGAACTTAAGACAGTGCTAAATGAACAAGTGGATGAAGTATATTATAGAACGAGGAAGTTAAATTTATACCCTACTCGAATCAGTGTTAGCGTTGGTTATGCGGATATTGGTGGTGTTCGTAAACAATTTACGAATAAGACAGGCTTTATGAACACATATGCCATCGTTAATTTATTGTGGGATTACTTATCTACACGTTTAGAACCTGACCGATTATATCGTACGATTGCGATATCATTTGGTAAGTTTATCCCAAACCAAATTAAACAACTTTCACTGTTTGACGATCCATTTCAAGTTAAAGCAGAAACGATAGAGAACCATTTAGATTTCATACGTATGAAATATGGAAAAAATGTCGTTATGCGTGGTTCAAGTCTGTTAGATAGTGGTACTTTATTAGAGAGAAAAGGCTTAATAGCAGGCCATAAAGCCTAAATTTAACAAAAATTAACATTAAGTTAACCATTTTATATAATAATTGTGTATTTTTACCAAAAATACTTAATTACTAAGGTTTAAAAATTTGTCACATGGTTATATATAGAGCATAACAGAAATAGGAGGTAATTATTATGGGCTTTATTTTAATGTTAATCGTAGGCGGACTTATTGGTTGGCTTGCAGGTGTTATTTTAGGTAAAGATGTACCAGGCGGTATTATTGGTAACATCATCGCTGGTTTAATCGGTTCAGCTATTGGTGGATCATTATTAGGCGATATGGGGCCAGTAATTGGTGGAGTAGCTATTATTCCAGCGCTTATCGGTTCAATCGTGTTAATATTAGTACTTTCATTCATTTTAAAAGCAATCAGAAAATAATTGAATGAAATGATTTGAGGCTAGGACATAAATGTCCTAGCCTTAATTTTTTATTGGGTTAAATGTATGAAGACGCAGTTTATATATAAATCCTTATTTACAGTTTTGATGAATCTTGTTAATAACGACCATAAGTTAAAATATTAAGTATTAAAAAAATCTAGTAAGCAAAAAACACCTCACAGCAGTGAAGTGTTTTTTTTTATTTTTATATACGAAAAAATATTTGCAAAACCACTCTAGGTAAATAGCTTTGTAATAATAAAATACCCGGTGTTAAAGCTAGTAAACATGAATTAAAACATAATTTAAAACATAATTTATACTAAATACGAATATTTTAACAATTACGCCTAAATGTGTTTTATTACTTAATAACTTTATTAATTAATTTACGAATCAATCTAAATATAACTGCCATTCCAATATATCTTAAAATACGTGTTAAAATATTTTGCATCCTTATCGACTCCTTAAAAATTGAACTTTAATTAGTTTTTTACTTTCCTCACTATTAATACCCTATAACAAAGCATTATACACATTTCACTCAACAAAAAAAGATTGAGTATGAGACCTCTATGTCTCAACCCAATCTCTTTATAAATATTATGATTTTGTACTTTCATCGTTCCACCATAGTGAATCTTTAGGATTCTCAACAGCATGAGCAAATTCTTTCTTAGATGATACTGTTGGATAAGAACCTTTTAAAGATTTCTTAGATGTATCAACGAATAATGTTGCTACAACAATAAGTCCGATAACACTTACAACTAATAAATAATATGCAGGTGCTAAATTATTGTTTGTAACGTGAACTAACCAAGAAGCAACTAATGGTGTCGTACCACCGAATAGTGAAACTGAGATATTAAATGTCCACGATAATGTACGGTAACGAATATCTGTATGGAACAGTGTTGGTAATGAACCAGGCATTGTTCCTTCATAAACTGATAATACGATTCCTAACATAAGTAAACCTAAGAATAAGAATCCTAAACCGCCTAAATTAAGGAATTGGAAAGCAAATACTGAGAATAGAATAGCTAATACTAATCCACCAGAGATAACTTTTTTATTCCCAATTTTATCGCCTAGTCTACCAAATGTAATTGCAAATGGTACCATTATAAGCAATACAATAGCTGTGATTGGTGTACTTACTCGATCACTAATGCCAATTGTTTCATCTAAATAAGATGGCATATAACCTAATAAGATATAGTTTGTTATATTAAAGAATGCCACGAAGACAACACATAACAAGATATCTTTCTTATATTGTTTCATAATCTCTATAACGCTAAGTTGATCTTTTTGATTTTCAAGATCATTTTTAAAGATTGGTGTTTCTTCTAAATGCGTTCTCAAGTATAGACCAATTAGTCCAATTGGAGCACTTAAGAAGAACGGAATTCTCCAACCCCAAGAATTCATTTGGGCATCTGGTAATGTCCAAAATAAAATTGTAACAAGAATAGAAGCAACTATATAACCAGATAACGTACCAATTTCTAATCCGCTACCTAATCTAATACGTTTGTTATCTGGTGAAGATTCAGCTATATAAACCATAGCACCAGCATACTCGCCACCAACTGAGAATCCTTGTAAAATACGTGCTGCTAATAATAAAATCGGAGCCCATATACCTATTTGATCATATGTAGGTAATAACCCGATAATTAATGTAGAAAATGCCATCATAATAATGGTGAATGTTAATACAATTTTTCTACCTAACTTATCACCTATTTTACCAAAGACAATCCCGCCGACCGGTCTTAATAAGAAGGCAATTGCAAATGTGGCAAAAGTAAAGATTAACTTTAACTCATCATTTTCGACAGGACTGAAAAAGTTCTTACTAATGATAACTGCAAGGTAGGAATAAAGAGCAAAGTCAAACCATTCCATTGCGTTACCTATACCCGTAGCAAAAACACTTTTCTTTGCCGTATTAATGTCTACGACGTTTATTTTCTTTTTATTAAACTTCACAGTACACACTCCTTCACATTTTTAAGAGTATACGCCGAACTTTTTATACTGTCAAATTAGTATTTTACTTAATTAATTGAAAACATATAAATATTTGATATAATTAATTTTAAAAAATAGAGGTTAGCATATGAAAAATTTAGGGATATTGTATTTTTTCGCTGGAAAAATGGGATCAGGAAAATCAACAAAATCAAAACAAATTACTAAGCATAAAAATGCAGTATTAATATCAGAAGACGAATGGTTAGAATTGCTTTATCCTACTCAAATACAATCATTTGATGACTACTTAAAATATTCAAAACAAATTAAACCATTAGTCAAAAAACATATTCAAACTATATTAAAAACAGGAACTGATGTGGTAATGGATTTTCCTGGTAATACAGTCAATCAAAGAAAATGGTTGTTAAACATAGCTTCTGAAATTAACGCGAACCATCAATTAATATTTCTTAATTTAACTGACGAACAGTGTATTAAACAAATTTTAAAAAGGAATAATGAAGACCCTAGTAGAGAACATTTTGATACGATAGAAATGTTCAATTATGTATCAAGCTTTTTCGAAGTACCTCATGATTCTGAAGATTTAAATATTGTAGAAATAAAAAAGTAATTTACGGAAGATGTGTAATAAACACTTTGTTTTGAATATCATCTAACTTCTGATTCTTAGAATGAAAATAAATCCGATTCGCCACGATATCAGCAGCTCTAATTAACGGTTTCTTATTCGAATTACAAAAAGCAACATTCACAAAATCCAATTCTGGAAATAAAGGAGGAAAAAACTTATTAAAATTCCAATTAAACGTCCCACATTTAAACTCTTGTTCTAGCGCCTCTCTTAATTCATATTTCCCATTGGTCG encodes the following:
- a CDS encoding GlsB/YeaQ/YmgE family stress response membrane protein, with the protein product MGFILMLIVGGLIGWLAGVILGKDVPGGIIGNIIAGLIGSAIGGSLLGDMGPVIGGVAIIPALIGSIVLILVLSFILKAIRK
- a CDS encoding DNA repair protein; its protein translation is MYDYHYCLNRDILCVDLKSFFASVSCIEKGLDPLKTKLAVVADTKRQGSVVLAATPPLKEMGVTTGSRMFEIPQRKDIYVINPSMKKYIQLSTQISKIALDYVAPEDFHQYSIDEFFMDVSESYHLFAHSPFSLAIKLQDSIFDHTNIRSTIGIGSNMLLAKLSMDIEAKHTHLGISEWRYEDVPNKLWPIQPLNKMWGINRRTEDKLNKKGIFTVGHLANYPVEYLKRDLGVIGVDLHLHANGIDESIIRRPHKTYDKSLGKSQILMRDYSMNELKTVLNEQVDEVYYRTRKLNLYPTRISVSVGYADIGGVRKQFTNKTGFMNTYAIVNLLWDYLSTRLEPDRLYRTIAISFGKFIPNQIKQLSLFDDPFQVKAETIENHLDFIRMKYGKNVVMRGSSLLDSGTLLERKGLIAGHKA
- a CDS encoding ATP-binding protein yields the protein MKNLGILYFFAGKMGSGKSTKSKQITKHKNAVLISEDEWLELLYPTQIQSFDDYLKYSKQIKPLVKKHIQTILKTGTDVVMDFPGNTVNQRKWLLNIASEINANHQLIFLNLTDEQCIKQILKRNNEDPSREHFDTIEMFNYVSSFFEVPHDSEDLNIVEIKK
- a CDS encoding MFS transporter, yielding MKFNKKKINVVDINTAKKSVFATGIGNAMEWFDFALYSYLAVIISKNFFSPVENDELKLIFTFATFAIAFLLRPVGGIVFGKIGDKLGRKIVLTFTIIMMAFSTLIIGLLPTYDQIGIWAPILLLAARILQGFSVGGEYAGAMVYIAESSPDNKRIRLGSGLEIGTLSGYIVASILVTILFWTLPDAQMNSWGWRIPFFLSAPIGLIGLYLRTHLEETPIFKNDLENQKDQLSVIEIMKQYKKDILLCVVFVAFFNITNYILLGYMPSYLDETIGISDRVSTPITAIVLLIMVPFAITFGRLGDKIGNKKVISGGLVLAILFSVFAFQFLNLGGLGFLFLGLLMLGIVLSVYEGTMPGSLPTLFHTDIRYRTLSWTFNISVSLFGGTTPLVASWLVHVTNNNLAPAYYLLVVSVIGLIVVATLFVDTSKKSLKGSYPTVSSKKEFAHAVENPKDSLWWNDESTKS